The genomic DNA aGATCACTCCTCCTTCAAATCTCACATGGTGGACAACGGGGAGTGGGGAGCAACCGTGCCCCTTTAAGATCCATAAACCTATAACATGTTCTTATGCTTAAGTAAAATTCATCTCATAGATAttgaaaaatcacaaaatatgaaaataaacatatttcCATCTAAGTTCTAACATGTCAATagtctttccatcttttattcaaaaaaaaaactcttttcaTCTCGTAATGactatcattttgatttttcacaaagaataaaatttgaaatatataaaagagtGGTAATTTTACATAATTACTATGTAGAATCGTTTGATTTATGTAGCCGACCATACATAGGATAAAGTTTGGTTGTTATTATTGACTTATTagatttaacctttttttttattgaagaagtCAAACTAGGTAGCAAAATATACAttgaaatgaatcaaacataAAACCTTAATagaaacaaattcaaaattgtCGATTCAATACCACTAAATCAACTCAAATGGATTAACTATTATGTTGTTAACTGTTACTtgattccttttcttttttttgtggtggccgaggtttgaaccccggaccttgcatattttatatattgaccataccaactgagctaagttcacaaATACAGATACTTTATTCCTTGGTACAAGGTTAACTATTATTAAATGGATAGTAAAACATAATTGACTTGAGATAGtgagaaaaatatgtttttttggaagaaaaaaaaatacatgtatgtttggataaaaataaataaatagacaaaataaaagtaatgtaAATAAAATCAAGTTTATATTAGCTGTCCGTGGATGAGttttacataatattttttacaagcAGAATATTTTTAAGCGGTAATAATCATTTTGATATGTGAATATGCAATGAGTAGCAATAATAGTCttttaatgtatcaaaattctaaaatagtttATGATTGTGCACTTCGTTGGTTAAAATAATCTCTCAATATTGATGACAATAActccttttttataaaataatctcTGAATATTGTTGACAATAACtctttttttatagggacttaTATGATAACAAGTAAGTACTTAGACATTAATTTGATAGTAAATAAGTATATCAAATAATTGGTATGACAATATTAACGGAACATTTTAACATGAGTGGTTATTTTGATTAACGGAGTGCACAACTAGGGATGGAAATAGGCCAGGTCAGACCAGGCtatgataggcctgagcctggcctacgaaaaaatttacaagcctgagcctggcctatggcctatcataggccATTTTTCTAGGCCTGACCTGGCCTATTTGAAAGCCTAGACTGGCCTGAAAGTCTAATTACAAGCCTACTTAacattaaggccatcaaatagttcatttggcctactaaataggcTAAACAAGctttaaagcctacttaaaagcttATTTCactataagtaaattttaactagattaaagcctaaTTAAAAGGCTATAACAACAAAGtctattaagggactaatacATAGAGAaagaaatgtttatatttttaatgtatgtaattattttaatatataaaaaaaaacattttttaataaataagtattaataggccggcctattaggcttaacaaGCTTTTCTGAAagcctaagcctgacctatttaacCAAATAggctttctaaaaagcctaagccttgGCCTATCAactaaacaggccaggccaaaacaggtcaggccgtaggcccctgtaggccggcctggcctattcccaaccctatgCACAACCAATGACTATTTTGGAATTTCGATACACCCAAGGACTATTGTAATTACTTGTTACACATTCAGAGACTAAAATAACTATTAGCACTATTTTTAATTGGAGTATATGAAATACTCTGACCCATTTTTATCATCTTtacctttatttattatttctttcgACTCCTCTAATAAATGCGAGCTTCTATGGGTCACTCACAATTTGAAGTGTATTGGAAcactatttcaaaaatcaataaactAACAATcgtttttatgaaataaagaactatttatcgacttttatattttatgaaacatcatttgatagaaaaaaaaacatttcattgtTTTAGATAATCATATTGAATATTGGGCTTAGGCCctctttcatttaaaaaaaataattttattcagtatttttcattttgtcataaaaaataatcactaTTCAACTATTTaaattcttcttaaaaaaaaaactaattaaattcataaaaattaaattttatatcgTCGACATTTTTGATAAATACGTTTTATTATTGTAAtcataaatgatagaaaataatttattatttaaaaaaaacacatttagcTAATAATTAAATATCGGATGAACTAGTACACTTGAATTTTCGAGTGTCACATACCAGTCGTTCCAATCATATTCATGAATTAATTGCTTAtatgtagaagaaaaaaaaaatgtcggCAGCTATCTACATAGAATCTTTGGCTACCTACATatattctcttcattttttacCAATGCCCAgcataaattttattgttatttactctACAAAATAAGTAAGACCATTTATTCCATATATTGCGTTCTCGAGAAATTATTATTAGCAATAATTTCACGAGTAAACTATTGTTTTACATTAAAGAGCAGACACAAAACAAcatagtattttgttttatcTACTAGATGGAAAACGAAGGTTCAACTCAACGATTTCAAGGACAAAAGACAACTCTGTAGTTGGTACCACCTGGGCATGTATTCGTTTTAACATCATTGGGGTGATGATAAGCATCAGGGCAATTAGAATCCCTGCAGTTTAATACTTTGTTGCATGCATTAGAGGTTGAACTAAGCTGCATTGGAATGTTGAAACCATCAATCACAGATAAATCAATGGAGTCCTGATTGTTGAAACCATTAAGTGTGAATTCGGTAAGAGTGAGCGGACTTTTACCGGATAAGCTGCAACTGAGGGCACCACCGCAATCACCAGTTTGACAACTACCACGGCCTGAACCGTCGAAGTTGCAACCAGTTCGGCCCCAAATTCGACCTATTGAGGTTCCAGCTGGGACGTCCAGAGGCCATGATTGGCCTCGGTCCAACTGCCGACCTCCACCGCTGGGTGTGGCCGCTGGCCACACGGTGTAGGCGCATTGGTTTACGATGTCAAACCTAGCTGCCTGAGCAGATATCAAGCAGAGAGACAACAATGATATTTTAATGAGAGACATTTTTTAGGAGCGAAATAAACAATTACTTACTCACAAAAGAAGAGATAATGTTTTGTGAGTAGAAAGTGGGAATTGAGCCTTAATATAGGCCACAGGTATGTGGAAAATTGATCAAATTGAAAAGTCTTGTTATTCATTTTCACACCATGTCTACATTTCAACGTCAGCTTTGATGACATAAACAAGGAAAGTGctctatttctttttaattgttgcatttatagaatttctttttttcttcctgttTACTAGTATTTTAaaagttcaatgcaatattaatgaTTTATCAATAATacacttaattatttattacatattgaaaaaaaggttgaaatgaaatattaaatattaaacatattatagaaaaaagacAAATGATAGTATAAACAAGGGAGCATGCATCAGTTGAACATGACCTCACAGTTAGGTCGCATCTGAGACCATGCCTTAGGTATAATGATTGGTGGTCAAAAGGAGCGGAGAAGTACAACATAGCTGAGTTTGAATCATATTTTAGATGAGGTTTGAGGAAGGTTGTTTATCAAATAGTGTTGTTTGTGTTGTAACATTTGAGTAATTTGTGTTTTTGGTTTATGTTTGGAATTGTTAATGTAACTTATGAATATTGATgctactattttttaatttatgtttaatttgtgTAGTTTCATGTGCTTCAATTACATTTTAgctaataatttgttttgatgCATGTTGAAAGCAATCTATCGTCATTTTGTCCAAGAAAATGTGTTAACTTATAAACACAAACTTTGGTTTTGTGCTTACACAATACAAATTGTATAATCCAAACTTGTATTGTAcaagttcaaattatataatctgaattgtATCAAGTTATGAACTGTACTTGGTCTTAAACTTGGTATGTGGGGGTTTAACACCTTTTGGAGCATATAATCCGAGCTGATATTAGCTTGTTTCgaattttatttgaataaaaaaacgaATTGAACATGTAGGTTTAAAATTTTATgtcaaaagtaaaataagtaTAAAATATCACATGGTCCTAATTGTTAATAACACCGAAAAAATTAAAACAGCTACTTCATTAAACACATTAAGACTCAAATTATATAATGTTTGGGAGCCATGCAAATAGTCGTCCTaataaaaacagttaaatgagCTGGTATAATCATTTCTTGAAAGCATGGCCTGAAGCTTATGTCTATTTTCTATCACAACATCACCTCCAGGTGGGGATACTGCTACCTTGAACCATTTAATAACAATGGATATACATAATACTATAGTTGTTAGATAACATAGTATACAACAGTAGGACTGACTCCTGAACCTCAAGCATTTTGCTTACCTAACACATTGCAAAACAACAAGCCAGACCCTATCTTCGGAATGTATTCACAAATACCAGGAAACAAAAGGATTCTTAATGAAAACGATTTGGTAGTCTATAAAAGTACAATCAGAGATTAATGGCAGCTATCCCGGGTTCAGCAACAAAGGTAAGAGCTTACCGtctttgaaaattattattgaacTGGGAATATTGTCGTTGTGGATCAACTCCGGGACAACCTTGCAGGCTCAGAGATGGGAATGGAGAGCTCATTGATGACTGCTGCCCTGGCATGGACTTCCCTCCTGTGTCAAAGTGAAATGAGAAATCACTTTGTGAAAAACTGGAAGATCCAAAATCTGGCAACGCTGATACACCATCCCTTCCATCATGACAGTTAACAGGTTCCTGGACACCCCCTTGAACTGCTAAATTTTCCTCTACTGGAATCACACCTGTAAGAGTCTTAAATGCAAATTCTAAGCATGGGTCTGACCAAGAATTCATAAAAGATTCACAGAACTGTAACTCAGTATTGTCGTGGTTTAACATTACAGTTTGAAATGGCGGTGGTTGCTCCGATGTACCAAATTCACCCTCAGCAACCTGGTCATTTTTCTTTACCGGCTCTTCATGTATTTGTGAGTATGCATTAGTTCTAGAATGATGCAGAAGTTGGGTTGTGTTTTCATCTTCAACATACAGAGGTTCACCAAACAAACTCATCATTAAGTTGTCTTCGTGACTATGAAATTCTCCAGTAGCTAATTTAGACACATTTTTTCCAGATGGGGAGCTAGTCCTCAACACAGGTTCCAGATTCCTTATGGTGTTGCCTTCATGACTATGAGATTCTCCATTGCCATGGTTAAACGTTTTAGTTTCAAAACCCGGTGGTTTCTCCAGTGTACCAAATTCACCCTCAGCAACCTGGTCATTTTTCTTTAAAGGCTCTGCATGTATTTGTGAGTATGCATTAGTTCTAGAATGGTGCAGAAGTTGGGTTGTGTTTTCATCTTCAACATATAGAGGTTCTCCaaacaaattcatcatcatGTTCTCTTCATGATTATGAGATTCTCGAGTGGTTGACACATTTTTTCCAGATGTGGAGCTAGTCCTCAACACAGGTTCCAGATTCCTTATGTTGTTGCCTTCATGACTATGAGATTCTCCGTTGCCATGTTTAAACATTTTAGTTTCAAAACCCGGTGGTTTCTCCAATGTACCAAATTCACCCTCAGCAACCTGgtcatttttcttaaatggcTCTTCATGTATTTGTGAGTATGCATTAGTTCTAGAATGATGCGGAAGTTGGGTTGTGTTTTCATCTTCAACATATAGAGGTTCTCCAAACAAATTCCTCATCATGTTCTCTTCATGATTGTGAGATTCTCGAGTGGTTAATTCAGACACACTTTTTCCAGATGAGGAGCTAGTCCTCAACACAGGTTCCTGATTCCTTATTATGTTGCCTTTGTGACTATGAGATTCTCCATTGGTGAATTTAGGCATATTTTTTCCGGATAAGGAACTAGTCCTCAACTCAGGTTGCCCAAGCAGTATCTTTGAAGACTGATCATTCATATTACGCTCTTTGTTGTTTTgggattggtttgttttgtCATGAACTTTTTTATCCATGCTGGTTGTCACTCTCCCATACAACTTATTATTTGGCAGTTCACCAACACTAGGAGTCGAAACTTTAAAAATCTCGGCAGAAGAATCAACCGGCAAAGCACCAGTGAGAGTCTTGAATGCAAATTCTAGGCATGGATCTGACCAGGATTCACCAAATGGCAAGGTGAGCTCTGACTTTGATCTATCATTACTAATATTTTTAGCTTCAGCTCTCTCCAATTGTTGTTCCTTGTGAACAGTTTGGGTATCATACGACTTACCACTCTTTCTTGATGATTCTCCTAGCACTTCTGTTTTCAAACTGTCAGACACATGACGAGTAAGCTTGGTTTCTTCTCCAACATAGAGATGGTTGGATCCTCCATTAGTTAAAAGTACAGTTGCAGTGGGCTCTTCTTTGCATGGTTTTCTACTCGAATACTCAAGAG from Medicago truncatula cultivar Jemalong A17 chromosome 8, MtrunA17r5.0-ANR, whole genome shotgun sequence includes the following:
- the LOC25502023 gene encoding thaumatin-like protein, producing the protein MSLIKISLLSLCLISAQAARFDIVNQCAYTVWPAATPSGGGRQLDRGQSWPLDVPAGTSIGRIWGRTGCNFDGSGRGSCQTGDCGGALSCSLSGKSPLTLTEFTLNGFNNQDSIDLSVIDGFNIPMQLSSTSNACNKVLNCRDSNCPDAYHHPNDVKTNTCPGGTNYRVVFCP